TCGCGGACGTGATGCGGACGGTGCGCGAGGCCCACGAGGCCACCGGGAAGCCGGTGCTCGTGATGACGTACTGGAACCCCATCGACCGCTACGGCGTCGAGCGCTTCACCGCCGAGCTCGCGGAAGCGGGTGGCGCCGGGTGCATCTTGCCCGACCTGCCCGTGCAGGAGTCGGCGCTGTGGAGGGAGCACGCCGAGAAGCACGGTCTCGCGACGGTCTTCGTCGTGGCGCCGAGCAGCAAGGACGAGCGGCTCGCCCGGATCACCGCGGCGGGCAGCGGGTTCGTGTACGCCGCCTCGCTGATGGGCGTCACCGGCACTCGTGCCTCGGTCGGCGCCCAGGCGCAGGACCTGGTCGAGCGCACCCGGGCCGCCGGCGGCGACCTGCCGGTCTGCGTCGGGCTCGGCGTCTCCGACGCGGCGCAGGCCGCCGAGGTGGCCGGCTTCGCCGACGGGGTGATCGTCGGCTCGGCCTTCGTGAAGCGGATGCTGGACGCGCCGGACGACAAGGCCGGCGTCGAGGCCGTCCGCGAACTCGCCGGTGATCTGGCGAAGGGCGTGCGCGGACAGGCGTAACAAGTCCGGGCATTTCGTACAGGTCACTCGAACGGGTGGACCTGGGACCGGGGAGGCGCGCTGCGCCTCCCCGGTTCGTTTCCGGGGTGTGAGCGAGAAGAACCGTGAGGGAAAGCGCACCGCCCGCGAGCGGCTGGCGGTCGAGCGTGAGAAGCAGAAGGCCGCGGAGAGGCGCCGGCGGACGCTGATCGTGAGTGCGAGCGTCCTGTGCGTCCTGGGCCTCGCGGCGGTGATCGGCATCGTCGCCGCCAACGCGGGCAAGGACGACGACAGCGACGCCGCGGGCCCGGTCGTGGCACCCTCGGGCGCCAATGGCGACGACAACCTCGCCATCCCGGTGGGCAGGACCGACGCCAAGTCCACGCTCACGGTGTGGGAGGACTTCCGCTGCCCCGCCTGCAAGTCCTTCGAGGACGCCTACCGCTCCACGATCCATGAGCTGACGGAGTCCGGGGAGCTGAAGGTCGAGTACCACCTCGCGACGATCATCGACGGCAACATGGGCGGCAGCGGCTCCCGCACCGCGGCCAACGCCGCGGCCTGCGCCCAGGACGCCGGCAAGTTCACCGCGTACCACGACGTGCTGTACGAGAACCAGCCGTCCGAGACGGACGACGCCTACGCCGAGAACAGCAAGCTCATCGAGCTGGCGAAGAAGGTCGACGGCCTGGACACCGCGACGTTCCGGACGTGTGTCGACAAGGGCACCCACAACAGCTGGGTCAGCAAGTCCGCGGCGGCCTTCCGCAACGGCGGATTCAGCGGCACCCCGACCGTCATCCTCAACGGCAAGAACATCTACCAGGACCAGACGATGACTCCGGCGAAGCTGAAGGAGCAGGTGCAGAAGGCGGCCAAAGGGTAGCGGGGGACACAAGAATTCCGGCCCTCCCGTTATGGAGCCGTAGCCGGGCTGCCTGCCGTCGGCGGCGCCCGGCACGGTAGCGTCGGTCCTGCCATGGAACTTGCCTACATTCCCAGCCCGTCGCGCGGGGTGATCCACCTCGGTCCCATCCCGCTGCGCGGCTACGCGTTCTGCATCATCATCGGCGTCTTCGTCGCGGTCTGGCTCGGCAACAAGCGCTGGATCGCCCGCGGCGGCCGCGCCGGCACGGTGGCCGACATCGCGGTCTGGGCGGTGCCCTTCGGTCTCATCGGTGGCCGGCTCTACCACGTGATCACGGACTACGAGCTGTACTTCAGCGAGGGTCGTGACTGGGTGGACTCCTTCAAGATCTGGGAGGGCGGCCTCGGCATCTGGGGCGCGATCGCGCTCGGTGCGGTGGGCGCCTGGATCGGCTGCCGCCGCCGGGGCATCCCGCTGCCGGCCTACGCCGACGCCATCGCCCCCGGTATCGCCCTCGCACAGGCGATCGGCCGCTGGGGCAACTGGTTCAACCAGGAGCTGTACGGCCGGGCGACCGACCTCCCCTGGGCCCTGAAGATCACGTCCTCCACGGACGGCCGGGTGCCGGGCACCTACCACCCGACGTTCCTCTACGAATCCCTGTGGTGCATCGGCGTCGCGCTGCTCGTCATCTGGGCCGACCGCCGCTTCACGCTCGGCCACGGACGGGCGTTCGCGCTGTACGTCGCGGCGTACTGCGTCGGCCGGTTCTGGATCGAGTACCTCCGGGTCGACGACGCCCACCACATCCTGGGCCTGCGGCTGAACAACTGGACCGCGCTCGTCGTGTTCCTGCTGGCGGTCGTCTACATCGTGATCTCGGCGAAGAAGCGCCCGGGCCGCGAAGAGGTCGTCGAGCCGGGTGCCTCTGACACCGAGGCCGAGGAGGGCGACGGCGAGGAGAAGAAGGCCGAGGCCGATTCGTCCGAGGAGGCCAGCGAGGCCACTGAGGCCACCGAGGATGCCGAGGACGCCGAGGGCGTGAAGGACGAGGCCGAGTCGGCCAAGAAGGGCTGACCGTCAGTCGTACGACGACGAGGGCGCCCGGCGACGGCCGGGCGCCCTCTGTCATGTGCGGAGGTCAGCGGCGGCGTGCGAGCGACAGAGTCCGTCGTGCCGCCGCCACCACCGCCGCGTCGACGAAGCTGCCGTCCGGCAGCGCCTGAGCGCCTTGTTCCGTTGTCGCCGCCTTCACGATCGTCTCCGCCTTCTCGATCTCCTCCGGGGCCGGGAGGTAGGCCCTTTCGATGACCGGGAGTTGGCGGGGATGGATGGCCGCCCGGCCCAGGAAGCCCAGGGTGCGGCCGTGGGCGCAGGAGGCGGCCAGGCCCGCCAGGTCGCGGATGTCGGGGTGGACGGACTGGGGCGGGGGCGGGAGGTTCGCGGCGCGTGCGGCCACGATCACCCGGGAGCGGGACCAGTCGAGGCCCGCGTCGTCCCGTACGCCCAGATCGGCCCGTAGATCGGCCTCGCCGACGGAGATGCCGCGCAGGGACGGGTGGGCCGTGGCGATCGCGTAGGCGTGTTCGATGCCGAGGGCGGACTCCAGGAGGGCGTGGAGGGCTGGGGCGCCTCCGGCGGCGGGGGCGGTGCGTTCGGCGATGCCGGTGATCTGCCGTGGTCCTGTCACCTTGGGCAGACGGAGGCCGGACAGGCCCGGGAGGCCGGCCACCGCCGTCAGGTCGGCTGCCGCGAACGGGCCGTCCAAGGCGTTCACGCGGACGTGCACCGGGACGCGGTGCCGTGCGGTGAGGAGTTCGGCGGTGGCGTCGCGGGCGTACGCCTTGCGGTCCGGGGCGACGGCGTCCTCCAGGTCGACCACGACGACGTCGGCGCCGGCCGTCAGCGCCTTCGCCACCACCCGCGGGCGGTCACCGGGGACGTACAACCAGGTCAGTGGTGTGGTCATACGGCTCCCTCCGCGCGCAGGGCCGTCAACTCGGCGTCGGTCAGGCCCAGTTCGTTGAGGACCGGGTCCGTGTCGGCGCCGTGCGGACGGCCCGCCCAGTGGATCGCGCCCGGGGTGGCGGAGAGACGGAAGAGGACGTTCTGCATCCTGAGGGGGCCGAGTTCGGGGTCGGGGAGGGTGGTGACGGTGTCCAGGGCCGCGTACTGCGGGTCCGTCATCACGTCCCGGACGTCCTGGATCGGGGCGACCGCGGCCTCCGCCTTCTCGAAGGCCGCCAGGACCTCCGTGCGGGTGCGCTCGGCGATCCAGTCACCGACCGCCTTGTCCAGGACGTCGGCGTGCCGGGCCCGGTCGGCGCCGGTCGCGAACCAGGGTTCGTCGATCAGGTCCGGGCGGCCGACCAGGCGCATCACCCGTTCCGCGATCGACTGGGCGGAGGTGGAGACGGCGACCCAACCGCCGTCCGCGGTGCGATAGGTGTTGCGGGGGGCGTTGTTGGCGGACCGGTTTCCGGTGCGCTGCTGGACATAGCCGAGTTGGTCGTACCAGGTCGGCTGGGGGCCGAGGACGGTGAGGATCGGCTCGATGATCGCCATGTCGACGACCTGGCCCTCGCCCGTGCGGTCGCGGGCCGCGAGGGCCGTCATGACGGCGTACGCGGTCGCGAGCCCGGCGATGGAGTCGGCGAGGCCGAACGGCGGCAGCGTCGGGGGCGCGTCCGGTTCGCCGGTGATCGCGGCGAAACCGCTCAGCGCCTCGGCGAGGGTGCCGAAGCCGGGGCGGTGGGCGTGCGGGCCGAACTGGCCGAAGGCGGTGACCCGGGTGAGGATCAGCCGGGGGTTGGCCGCGGACAGCTCGTCCCAGCCCAGGTCCCATTTCTCCAGGGTGCCCGGGCGGAAGTTCTCGATGATCACGTCCGCGGTCGCGGCCAGGCGCAGCAGGGTGGTCCGGCCGCCCGGCTTGGACAGGTCGAGGGTGATCGTGCGCTTGTTGCGGCCCAGCACCTTCCACCACAGACCGATGCCGTCCTTGGACGGGCCGTGGCCGCGGGAGGGGTCCGGCTTGGTGGGGTGCTCGACCTTGATGACCTCCGCGCCGAAGTCACCGAGGAGGGTGGCGGCGAGGGGGCCGGCGAAGAGGGTGGCGAGGTCGAGGACGCGGAGGCCGGAGAGCGGGGTGTCGGTCATGAGTGGTACTGCTTCTCGATCTCGGAGCGGTACGGCATCGACGCCGACGCGCCCGGCCGCTGCACCGACAGGGCCGCCGCCGCTGCCGCCCAGTGCAGGGCCTCGCGGATGGGGCGCTCCTCGCTGAGCGCGACCGCGAGGGTGCCGGCGAAGGTGTCGCCCGCGCCGGTCGAGTCCACGGCGGTGACCGGCGGGGCGGGCACGGCGAGGGGCTCGGCGGCGTCACGGGCCAGATAGAGGCTGCCCGCCGCGCCGAGCGTCACGACGACCGCCGGTACCAGGTCGAGCAGGGCCCGGGCCGCCGCGATCGGGTCGGACAGGCCGGTGAGGGTGGTCGCCTCGTACTCGTTGGGGAGCAACAGGTCGGTGGCGGCGAGGAGTTCGGGCGGGAGGGGCTGCGCGGGGGCGGGGGTGAGGA
This DNA window, taken from Streptomyces sp. NBC_00663, encodes the following:
- a CDS encoding CaiB/BaiF CoA transferase family protein, coding for MTDTPLSGLRVLDLATLFAGPLAATLLGDFGAEVIKVEHPTKPDPSRGHGPSKDGIGLWWKVLGRNKRTITLDLSKPGGRTTLLRLAATADVIIENFRPGTLEKWDLGWDELSAANPRLILTRVTAFGQFGPHAHRPGFGTLAEALSGFAAITGEPDAPPTLPPFGLADSIAGLATAYAVMTALAARDRTGEGQVVDMAIIEPILTVLGPQPTWYDQLGYVQQRTGNRSANNAPRNTYRTADGGWVAVSTSAQSIAERVMRLVGRPDLIDEPWFATGADRARHADVLDKAVGDWIAERTRTEVLAAFEKAEAAVAPIQDVRDVMTDPQYAALDTVTTLPDPELGPLRMQNVLFRLSATPGAIHWAGRPHGADTDPVLNELGLTDAELTALRAEGAV
- a CDS encoding HpcH/HpaI aldolase/citrate lyase family protein; this translates as MTTPLTWLYVPGDRPRVVAKALTAGADVVVVDLEDAVAPDRKAYARDATAELLTARHRVPVHVRVNALDGPFAAADLTAVAGLPGLSGLRLPKVTGPRQITGIAERTAPAAGGAPALHALLESALGIEHAYAIATAHPSLRGISVGEADLRADLGVRDDAGLDWSRSRVIVAARAANLPPPPQSVHPDIRDLAGLAASCAHGRTLGFLGRAAIHPRQLPVIERAYLPAPEEIEKAETIVKAATTEQGAQALPDGSFVDAAVVAAARRTLSLARRR
- the lgt gene encoding prolipoprotein diacylglyceryl transferase gives rise to the protein MELAYIPSPSRGVIHLGPIPLRGYAFCIIIGVFVAVWLGNKRWIARGGRAGTVADIAVWAVPFGLIGGRLYHVITDYELYFSEGRDWVDSFKIWEGGLGIWGAIALGAVGAWIGCRRRGIPLPAYADAIAPGIALAQAIGRWGNWFNQELYGRATDLPWALKITSSTDGRVPGTYHPTFLYESLWCIGVALLVIWADRRFTLGHGRAFALYVAAYCVGRFWIEYLRVDDAHHILGLRLNNWTALVVFLLAVVYIVISAKKRPGREEVVEPGASDTEAEEGDGEEKKAEADSSEEASEATEATEDAEDAEGVKDEAESAKKG
- the trpA gene encoding tryptophan synthase subunit alpha, whose translation is MSGNIQLLTDTLAAAKAEGRAALIAYLPAGFPTVDGGIEAIKAVFDGGADVVEVGLPHSDPVLDGPVIQTADDIALRGGVKIADVMRTVREAHEATGKPVLVMTYWNPIDRYGVERFTAELAEAGGAGCILPDLPVQESALWREHAEKHGLATVFVVAPSSKDERLARITAAGSGFVYAASLMGVTGTRASVGAQAQDLVERTRAAGGDLPVCVGLGVSDAAQAAEVAGFADGVIVGSAFVKRMLDAPDDKAGVEAVRELAGDLAKGVRGQA
- a CDS encoding DsbA family protein; translation: MSEKNREGKRTARERLAVEREKQKAAERRRRTLIVSASVLCVLGLAAVIGIVAANAGKDDDSDAAGPVVAPSGANGDDNLAIPVGRTDAKSTLTVWEDFRCPACKSFEDAYRSTIHELTESGELKVEYHLATIIDGNMGGSGSRTAANAAACAQDAGKFTAYHDVLYENQPSETDDAYAENSKLIELAKKVDGLDTATFRTCVDKGTHNSWVSKSAAAFRNGGFSGTPTVILNGKNIYQDQTMTPAKLKEQVQKAAKG